A window from Marinagarivorans cellulosilyticus encodes these proteins:
- a CDS encoding outer membrane lipoprotein carrier protein LolA gives MIKRKISTGCLIFYTLVLCLGLCGKSFADASKHSNTDAAVQSIIESLKQRVLVTGDFQQEKTLSGLAYTLKSSGHFIFWQKQGLYLKAEKPFFNAFTITQDQLITWQADGRGDIAAEHQGIVQREINKTLFAILSADIALIESRFEARWLINKETWQLILTPKLAVMLESLQQVVIDGSNAAAKAELQMVQLTAGNGDHTRIEFLNQSVASRGVPVKEVLKAEQCRWFSLDDNFCDFAQ, from the coding sequence GTGATCAAACGTAAAATCAGTACAGGATGCTTGATATTTTATACGCTAGTCTTGTGCTTAGGCTTGTGTGGTAAATCATTTGCCGATGCGAGTAAACACAGTAATACCGATGCTGCCGTTCAATCGATTATAGAAAGTTTAAAGCAGCGAGTGCTTGTTACGGGCGATTTTCAGCAGGAGAAAACATTAAGCGGCCTTGCTTATACCTTGAAGTCTTCTGGCCATTTTATTTTTTGGCAAAAACAAGGCCTATACTTAAAGGCGGAAAAGCCTTTTTTTAATGCATTTACAATAACGCAAGATCAGTTAATTACGTGGCAAGCCGATGGTCGTGGCGATATTGCTGCCGAGCACCAAGGCATTGTTCAGCGCGAAATTAATAAAACTCTATTTGCTATATTAAGTGCCGATATTGCTTTAATTGAATCGCGCTTTGAGGCGCGCTGGTTGATCAATAAAGAGACTTGGCAGTTGATTTTAACGCCGAAGCTGGCGGTGATGCTGGAAAGTTTGCAGCAGGTTGTTATTGATGGCAGCAATGCAGCGGCTAAAGCTGAACTACAAATGGTGCAGTTAACGGCAGGCAACGGCGATCATACCCGCATCGAGTTTTTAAATCAGTCAGTCGCCTCCCGCGGTGTTCCCGTCAAGGAAGTACTAAAGGCTGAGCAGTGTCGTTGGTTCTCTTTGGATGACAATTTCTGTGATTTTGCTCAGTAA
- a CDS encoding MMPL family transporter, which produces MATDLTDLFPPSTHDRVVLQVNDQLQQTFGNNIVLAVEAENKSAALLAMQKVIKAVDASADLQMVDDINADAERLSQQQQLLAKYRYSLLTSNQARELTENNTDAITARAQQALLGFGGMGSSLSPLEDPLALTAGLMAQLQPPLNAELVDNFLVFHDNNTVVAMLLAQLTQASFKLDTQRRIKAWKQSLAHSVSAGGAAKLLVSGIVFHAAEASANANREISTIGLGSCLGVLLLFWFAFRSFKPLLLSLSSVAFGCFCAVVVTHTIFAEIHLLTLVFGASLIGVAIDYALHFLCKCQLSKGGDTHGSSYQTLKNILPSLSLGLFTSSLGYSCLLQAQLPGLQQVAVFSMVGLASAWLFVTVVLPYFVKQNLAASGAWLTGITYTLWQLWFKAPRFVLFAIACICIAFSLWGGAQSSLSSDARTLYKPSDALMAAEKRLQHHLQAVASNQYFLLRASSAEQLLQLEERFRDEHLERWVHEGVIDGYSATSRWVPSLATQNRYYALQKNKLYSAEGTVERFMLSVGFPIDAVESIRSDFLLSERARLPLSEWLAVASPEQKMLWLGKVPNGDNSALNSYVSLITLQAIHQLPVIARSEFIEGVTWVDRVAQMSDKLDALMHAALQLLCVAYGLIALSLLLLYRRWRAVFMVLLPLASSLFVVALLSCFSVPLNLFHILASFLLLGLGMDYSIFAYSGGRGASTQRAVFLSAITSILSFGLLALSATPMIQAFGVTLLLGSSFNLLFAPLITVLAKSQKSS; this is translated from the coding sequence TTGGCAACTGATTTAACCGATCTGTTTCCTCCATCTACACATGATCGGGTTGTTTTGCAGGTGAATGATCAGCTGCAACAAACTTTTGGTAATAATATTGTTTTAGCTGTAGAGGCCGAAAATAAAAGCGCCGCTTTGCTGGCAATGCAGAAGGTTATTAAAGCTGTTGATGCCAGTGCCGATTTACAGATGGTAGACGATATTAATGCCGATGCCGAGCGCCTTTCGCAACAGCAACAGCTATTGGCTAAATATCGTTATTCCTTGTTAACGTCCAACCAAGCTCGCGAACTTACCGAAAATAACACCGATGCTATTACTGCTCGTGCGCAGCAAGCTTTGTTGGGTTTTGGGGGGATGGGTTCTTCTTTATCACCGCTGGAAGATCCATTAGCCTTAACGGCTGGCTTAATGGCGCAATTGCAGCCGCCCTTAAATGCTGAACTTGTCGATAACTTTTTGGTGTTCCACGACAACAATACAGTTGTAGCGATGTTACTAGCGCAGTTGACGCAAGCTTCTTTTAAGCTTGATACGCAGCGGCGCATTAAAGCTTGGAAGCAAAGCTTAGCGCATAGCGTGTCGGCAGGTGGAGCGGCTAAGTTGTTAGTTTCTGGCATTGTTTTTCATGCTGCAGAAGCGTCCGCAAATGCTAATCGAGAAATAAGCACTATTGGATTGGGCTCGTGTTTAGGTGTGCTGCTGTTGTTTTGGTTTGCCTTCCGCAGTTTTAAGCCGTTGTTGTTGAGTTTGTCGTCTGTTGCTTTTGGTTGTTTTTGTGCTGTGGTGGTAACACATACAATATTTGCAGAAATACATTTATTAACTTTGGTTTTTGGGGCGAGTTTAATTGGCGTTGCCATTGATTATGCTTTGCACTTTTTATGTAAATGCCAATTATCTAAAGGTGGGGATACACACGGTTCGAGTTACCAAACACTTAAAAATATTTTGCCAAGTTTAAGCTTAGGCTTATTTACCTCGAGCTTGGGCTATAGCTGTTTACTACAAGCCCAATTGCCAGGGTTGCAGCAAGTGGCAGTATTCTCGATGGTAGGTTTAGCCAGTGCTTGGTTATTTGTTACGGTGGTATTGCCTTATTTTGTTAAGCAAAATCTTGCGGCCAGTGGTGCATGGCTTACCGGCATTACGTATACGCTTTGGCAGCTGTGGTTTAAAGCTCCGCGTTTTGTTTTGTTTGCCATTGCCTGTATTTGTATCGCTTTTAGTTTGTGGGGGGGGGCGCAATCTAGCTTAAGTAGCGATGCGCGTACTTTGTATAAACCTTCTGATGCATTAATGGCGGCAGAAAAACGATTGCAGCATCATTTACAAGCGGTAGCGTCGAACCAATACTTCCTATTACGCGCATCATCCGCCGAGCAACTATTGCAACTTGAGGAGCGTTTTCGAGATGAGCATTTGGAGCGCTGGGTTCACGAGGGTGTTATTGACGGCTACTCGGCAACCAGCCGATGGGTTCCGTCGTTGGCTACTCAGAATCGCTATTATGCTTTGCAAAAAAACAAGCTTTATTCAGCAGAGGGAACCGTCGAGCGCTTTATGTTATCGGTTGGATTTCCTATTGATGCGGTGGAATCTATTCGGTCTGATTTTTTATTATCCGAGCGGGCGCGTTTGCCGTTGAGTGAGTGGTTGGCTGTAGCTAGTCCAGAGCAAAAAATGTTGTGGCTGGGTAAGGTGCCCAATGGTGATAACTCAGCATTAAACTCTTACGTTAGCCTTATTACTTTACAGGCCATTCATCAATTACCTGTTATTGCGCGCAGTGAATTTATAGAGGGCGTGACTTGGGTTGATCGCGTGGCGCAAATGTCGGATAAACTTGACGCTTTAATGCATGCAGCATTGCAGCTGTTATGCGTGGCTTATGGTTTGATTGCGTTATCGCTATTGTTATTGTATCGCCGTTGGCGGGCGGTATTTATGGTGCTATTGCCGTTGGCAAGCAGCTTGTTTGTTGTTGCACTATTAAGTTGTTTTTCTGTACCACTCAATTTATTCCATATTTTGGCGAGTTTTTTGTTGCTTGGCCTAGGAATGGATTACAGCATTTTTGCCTATTCCGGTGGTCGGGGTGCAAGTACTCAACGCGCCGTTTTCTTATCGGCTATTACCAGTATTTTGTCGTTTGGGCTATTAGCATTAAGTGCAACGCCAATGATTCAAGCTTTTGGTGTAACGCTATTATTGGGCAGCAGTTTTAATTTATTGTTCGCGCCGCTAATTACTGTGCTCGCGAAAAGTCAAAAGTCTAGCTGA
- a CDS encoding DUF3261 domain-containing protein, translating into MKKNSVFVALMLLLVSALGCSVFQTPALLPAITPQVCPAASQQQWMVSWRGQQTRMMVIAHCEQTPEGGRWQWLLLNQLGQRIATAYNNGGQVNIDYSVPHPVKALVPKLVEAWQFIQFDIATLEAQSAQGWSFVERGGKRQIRFSGILRAEISYPVGSAGSSPIVYTASEFNVAIRRHEL; encoded by the coding sequence GTGAAAAAAAACAGTGTTTTTGTTGCGCTAATGCTTTTGCTGGTTAGCGCATTAGGCTGCTCAGTGTTCCAAACTCCTGCATTGCTACCTGCTATTACTCCGCAAGTGTGTCCTGCGGCTTCGCAGCAACAGTGGATGGTTTCATGGCGGGGCCAGCAGACTCGTATGATGGTTATAGCGCACTGCGAGCAAACGCCTGAAGGGGGGCGCTGGCAATGGCTGTTGTTAAATCAATTGGGGCAGCGCATCGCGACTGCCTACAATAATGGTGGGCAAGTTAATATTGATTATTCAGTGCCGCACCCTGTAAAGGCGCTGGTGCCTAAGCTGGTCGAAGCTTGGCAGTTTATTCAGTTTGATATAGCAACACTGGAAGCGCAAAGCGCGCAAGGCTGGTCGTTTGTTGAGCGGGGAGGGAAGCGACAAATACGGTTTTCTGGTATATTGCGCGCCGAAATTAGCTACCCCGTAGGGAGTGCAGGCTCAAGCCCGATTGTTTATACGGCAAGTGAGTTTAATGTGGCGATTCGTCGCCACGAGTTGTAG
- a CDS encoding 3-ketoacyl-ACP reductase FabG2, with protein MSSVHRVLVTGSGRGIGRAIAERLALDGFEVVLHCRSRIAQAQEALAAIEAAGGRASILQFDVADRAAARACIEQDMEAHGTYYGVVCNAGIARDNAFPAMSESDWDDVIHTNLDAFYNVLNPIVMPMVRRRKAGRIVTLSSVSGMMGNRGQVNYSAAKAGIIGATKALAIELAKRNITVNCVAPGMINTEMLDEAPVEEALKMIPMRRAGEPQEVASLVSYLVSEQASYITRQVISVNGGMF; from the coding sequence ATGAGTTCAGTTCATCGCGTATTAGTGACGGGCTCTGGCCGAGGTATTGGCCGAGCAATTGCCGAGCGTTTAGCGCTAGATGGCTTTGAGGTGGTATTACACTGTCGCAGCCGCATTGCGCAGGCGCAAGAGGCTTTGGCGGCCATTGAGGCGGCGGGCGGGCGAGCCTCTATATTGCAGTTTGATGTTGCTGATCGCGCCGCTGCGCGGGCATGTATAGAGCAGGATATGGAAGCGCATGGCACTTATTATGGTGTTGTGTGCAATGCTGGTATCGCACGCGATAATGCTTTTCCTGCAATGTCTGAAAGCGATTGGGATGATGTTATACACACTAATCTTGACGCTTTTTACAACGTGCTTAACCCGATTGTCATGCCGATGGTGCGCCGGCGCAAAGCGGGCCGTATTGTTACTTTATCGTCTGTTTCGGGCATGATGGGAAATCGTGGTCAAGTGAATTACAGCGCGGCTAAGGCTGGCATTATAGGTGCCACAAAAGCCTTGGCCATTGAACTGGCGAAACGCAATATCACGGTGAACTGTGTTGCGCCTGGCATGATTAATACCGAAATGCTCGACGAAGCGCCGGTAGAAGAAGCGCTAAAGATGATACCCATGCGCCGAGCCGGAGAGCCTCAAGAGGTTGCCTCATTGGTCAGTTATTTGGTCTCTGAGCAGGCGAGTTATATCACCCGCCAAGTTATTTCTGTTAATGGCGGGATGTTTTAA
- a CDS encoding beta-ketoacyl-ACP synthase: MKRVVVTGMGAITALGDNWASFEQALRSQTSAIVRMEEWAKFKDFNTNLAGPITDFVTPKYARKKIRSMSRVSLMATRATEIALDNAGLLDDPEIQSGAMGVSYGSCTGSTEDTRNFALMLESLDVGGATATTYIRMMSHTAPVNIGVFFGLKGRVIPTSSACTSGSQGIGYAYEAIKYGRQTLMVAGGAEELCPSEAAVFDSLYATSTKNNTPSLTPSPFDRDRDGLVIGEGAGTLVLEELEHAKARGATIYAEIVGFGTNSDGGHVTQPDKRTMKIAMEMALEDASLEKSAIDYVNAHGTATERGDIAESLATESLFGPNAVPVSTLKGHIGHTLGACGGIEAWASIEMMNSGWLAPTLNLHNPDEACGELDYVMADGRDKSCSYVMSNNFAFGGINTSLIFKRWA, from the coding sequence ATGAAGCGCGTAGTGGTAACTGGTATGGGCGCAATTACTGCGCTTGGTGATAATTGGGCTAGCTTTGAGCAAGCGCTGCGTTCGCAGACTAGCGCCATTGTGCGAATGGAAGAGTGGGCCAAGTTTAAGGATTTTAATACCAACCTTGCAGGCCCGATAACGGACTTCGTTACCCCAAAATATGCGCGTAAAAAAATTCGCTCTATGAGCCGCGTCTCATTAATGGCGACCCGCGCCACTGAAATCGCGCTTGATAACGCTGGTTTGTTAGACGACCCAGAAATACAAAGCGGTGCGATGGGGGTGTCTTATGGATCATGTACAGGAAGCACAGAAGATACCCGTAATTTTGCCCTTATGCTGGAAAGCCTCGATGTTGGTGGTGCAACAGCAACGACCTATATTCGAATGATGAGCCATACCGCACCTGTAAACATTGGTGTGTTTTTTGGTTTAAAAGGGCGCGTGATACCAACCTCCTCAGCATGTACATCGGGCAGCCAAGGTATTGGTTATGCTTACGAGGCCATCAAATACGGTAGGCAAACGTTGATGGTGGCAGGCGGCGCTGAAGAGCTGTGCCCATCAGAGGCCGCGGTATTTGATTCGTTATACGCCACAAGCACTAAAAACAATACTCCGTCCCTAACGCCAAGTCCTTTTGATCGTGATCGTGATGGTTTGGTGATTGGCGAGGGAGCCGGCACGCTGGTATTAGAAGAGTTAGAGCACGCCAAAGCGCGAGGCGCTACGATTTATGCCGAAATTGTCGGCTTTGGTACGAACTCCGATGGTGGCCATGTTACTCAGCCCGATAAGCGTACGATGAAAATTGCCATGGAAATGGCATTAGAGGATGCAAGCCTCGAAAAGAGTGCGATCGATTATGTGAACGCCCACGGGACCGCAACCGAGCGTGGCGATATTGCAGAGTCTTTAGCGACTGAAAGCCTTTTTGGCCCCAACGCGGTTCCAGTATCGACGCTTAAGGGTCATATTGGCCATACGCTAGGAGCCTGCGGTGGCATTGAAGCTTGGGCGAGTATTGAGATGATGAACAGTGGCTGGTTGGCGCCTACTCTTAACTTGCACAATCCTGATGAGGCGTGCGGTGAGCTGGATTACGTTATGGCTGATGGCCGTGACAAGTCGTGTAGCTATGTGATGTCGAATAATTTTGCATTTGGCGGCATTAATACATCGCTGATCTTCAAACGCTGGGCGTGA
- a CDS encoding adenosine kinase, which yields MNNYGIYAIGAALVDTEIQVVDSDLQALNIDKGVMTLVDEKRQQHLLEHLHDKLVASELACGGSAANSVIAAQHFGSQTFFSCQVATDKHGKFYADDLIRTGVSTQARDHAKDGTTGKCLVMITPDAERTMNTHLGISETLSVDNIDEPALQASKFVYIEGYLVTSATGKPAAIKTRELAKAAGAQIAISLSDPAIVEYFRDGLLEIIGSGVDIIFCNEGEALNFTQAPTIEAAVEVLKSYCKSFVITRGAEPTWVFDGEALHQVHAQPVKAVDTNGAGDMFAGAFLAALDQGKTYMDAAAFANRAAAVVVSQFGPRLREGQYAELKNAL from the coding sequence ATGAACAACTACGGCATCTACGCCATTGGCGCTGCGCTAGTCGACACCGAAATCCAAGTTGTCGATTCCGACCTACAAGCACTCAATATAGACAAAGGTGTTATGACACTTGTTGACGAAAAGCGTCAACAACACCTACTTGAGCACCTGCATGACAAATTAGTGGCATCTGAGCTTGCTTGTGGCGGCTCAGCCGCTAACAGCGTTATTGCCGCGCAACACTTTGGCAGCCAAACTTTCTTTAGTTGCCAAGTTGCTACCGATAAGCATGGCAAGTTTTATGCCGATGATCTTATTCGCACTGGCGTGAGCACCCAAGCGCGCGATCACGCCAAAGATGGCACTACCGGCAAATGCCTAGTGATGATTACACCCGACGCCGAACGCACCATGAACACCCATCTTGGCATTAGCGAAACCCTTAGCGTGGACAATATCGACGAGCCAGCATTGCAAGCTAGCAAGTTTGTTTACATCGAAGGTTATCTTGTCACCTCCGCAACGGGAAAACCTGCCGCCATCAAAACGCGTGAACTCGCCAAAGCCGCTGGCGCGCAAATTGCCATTAGTTTATCCGATCCAGCGATTGTAGAATACTTCCGCGACGGATTATTAGAGATTATTGGTAGTGGGGTCGACATAATCTTCTGCAATGAGGGAGAAGCCCTCAATTTCACCCAAGCCCCTACCATAGAAGCTGCAGTCGAAGTACTCAAAAGCTACTGCAAAAGCTTTGTGATTACTCGCGGCGCCGAGCCTACATGGGTTTTTGATGGTGAGGCGCTGCACCAAGTCCACGCTCAACCGGTAAAAGCAGTGGATACTAACGGTGCTGGCGACATGTTTGCAGGTGCTTTTTTAGCCGCCTTAGATCAAGGTAAAACGTATATGGATGCAGCCGCTTTTGCTAACCGTGCGGCGGCCGTAGTCGTTAGCCAATTTGGCCCCAGATTACGTGAAGGACAATACGCGGAGCTTAAAAACGCGCTTTAG
- a CDS encoding DUF1631 family protein: MSRLINDELSSENPGSHGSAGSAASRQAPLSPEQALEHLKKCQAIAVKHAHSSFAPFMKALSHAFDLQIDAAKSNQEVAELSGIQRLFQKNRSELEEYYAGYVAEGFVKFKQKALCTELNASGGNELSIVDNLELEESLVLSGISQAVDNELAEPLWALNQRMALLNSGEPVREASNPSAPVQFCESLRKACKLIPMSIAAAKTVLNTYGEQLHAIAADVVADTNQYLSDQGLMQDLQYRKSKPKVAKRESIEGEAEALAGDGEDSSTYQSSLLDAIRGLQQTLSEMSKAPQQAFGGGAGPALNSQQLIDALQTIQLQSLGMMGVPMAGGQIAAPMNVGVMQQQLRAQLGGQGRVGDNDLHAIDLVGRVFEYMLRDGNLPDSVKAALSYLHTPFLKLAFIDPGFFENPDHPARVLLNNLAEAGIRWIGNDGTIQHNMLEKIRETVDRLLNEFTNDVKVITSILLDFNAYTKNIVRRQELMEKRAAEKAQGEEKLREVKHRVNKEVMTRTEDKDLPSSVLLFLLQPWFDYLSFCMLRYGDDSEQWSGALSLVDDLLWAVDVKSNNNDIQIQKELIYRLQSEMQAGFDVIGYDADKGEKLIESITDILRAAIAQKAPEPEPEPVREEAEKVIAEKKSAAPLLEPDHVSDEEQRVIDGLKQIEFGTWFEFEGGRRLKVAWYNARTMHYMLVNQVGKKEAMLTGLELARKMIAKTANIVSGSSKPFFERALEDIYNNMSGAASTDVEHI; the protein is encoded by the coding sequence ATGTCTAGGCTTATCAATGATGAATTATCTTCCGAGAATCCTGGTTCTCATGGAAGTGCAGGCAGTGCCGCTTCAAGGCAGGCGCCGCTTTCGCCAGAGCAAGCTCTTGAGCATTTAAAAAAGTGCCAAGCCATTGCAGTTAAACATGCGCACAGCAGTTTTGCGCCCTTCATGAAGGCATTAAGCCATGCCTTCGATTTGCAAATTGATGCGGCAAAGTCGAATCAGGAAGTTGCAGAGCTTAGTGGTATTCAGCGCTTATTTCAAAAAAACCGCAGCGAACTCGAAGAGTACTACGCCGGTTATGTTGCTGAAGGTTTTGTAAAATTCAAACAAAAAGCCTTGTGCACAGAACTTAATGCATCGGGCGGTAACGAGTTATCTATTGTTGATAATCTTGAGTTGGAAGAGTCTCTTGTTTTATCGGGCATATCACAGGCTGTAGATAACGAATTAGCCGAGCCATTGTGGGCGCTTAACCAGCGTATGGCATTACTGAATAGTGGTGAGCCAGTTCGTGAGGCAAGCAACCCTTCGGCGCCAGTGCAGTTTTGCGAATCTTTGCGTAAGGCTTGTAAATTAATTCCAATGAGTATTGCTGCGGCAAAAACGGTACTAAATACCTATGGTGAGCAATTGCACGCTATCGCAGCGGATGTTGTTGCAGATACTAATCAGTACTTGAGCGACCAAGGCTTAATGCAAGATTTACAGTACCGTAAATCTAAGCCCAAAGTCGCCAAGCGTGAATCGATCGAAGGTGAGGCAGAAGCATTAGCTGGCGATGGTGAAGATTCATCGACTTATCAAAGCTCTTTGTTGGATGCGATTCGCGGCTTACAGCAAACCTTAAGTGAAATGTCTAAAGCCCCGCAGCAAGCATTTGGTGGCGGGGCCGGCCCCGCATTGAATAGCCAGCAATTAATCGATGCGTTGCAAACCATTCAGTTGCAATCGCTTGGCATGATGGGTGTCCCCATGGCTGGCGGCCAAATAGCTGCGCCTATGAATGTCGGCGTAATGCAACAACAGTTGCGTGCGCAGTTAGGTGGACAGGGGCGTGTTGGTGATAACGACTTACACGCTATTGACCTTGTTGGTCGTGTTTTTGAATACATGCTGCGCGATGGTAACTTGCCAGACTCTGTAAAAGCCGCGTTAAGCTACTTGCACACACCGTTTTTAAAATTGGCGTTTATTGATCCTGGTTTTTTTGAAAATCCAGACCACCCAGCGCGAGTGCTATTGAATAACCTTGCCGAAGCAGGCATTCGCTGGATTGGGAATGACGGTACGATACAGCACAACATGTTGGAGAAAATACGGGAAACGGTTGACCGTTTGCTGAATGAATTCACCAACGATGTGAAAGTGATTACCTCCATATTGTTGGATTTTAACGCCTACACAAAAAATATTGTTCGCCGCCAAGAGTTAATGGAAAAGCGCGCCGCGGAAAAAGCTCAAGGCGAAGAAAAACTACGTGAAGTGAAGCACCGCGTAAATAAAGAAGTAATGACACGAACAGAAGATAAAGACTTACCTTCGTCTGTGTTGCTCTTTTTGTTGCAGCCTTGGTTTGATTATTTATCTTTTTGTATGTTGCGTTATGGTGATGATTCGGAACAGTGGAGTGGCGCGCTTTCTTTAGTGGACGACCTCTTGTGGGCTGTTGATGTTAAGTCAAATAATAATGACATTCAAATTCAGAAAGAATTGATTTATCGCTTACAATCAGAAATGCAGGCCGGGTTTGATGTGATTGGTTATGACGCCGATAAAGGCGAAAAACTGATTGAATCCATCACCGATATTTTACGTGCAGCCATTGCGCAAAAGGCGCCGGAGCCAGAGCCAGAGCCAGTGCGTGAGGAAGCCGAAAAAGTCATCGCAGAGAAAAAGAGCGCGGCTCCATTATTGGAACCAGACCATGTCTCTGACGAAGAGCAGCGGGTAATTGACGGCTTAAAACAAATTGAGTTTGGGACTTGGTTTGAATTTGAAGGCGGTCGCCGTCTTAAAGTAGCTTGGTATAACGCGCGCACTATGCATTACATGTTGGTGAATCAGGTAGGGAAAAAAGAAGCCATGCTCACGGGCTTGGAGCTTGCTCGTAAAATGATCGCCAAAACCGCTAATATTGTTTCAGGTAGCTCTAAACCGTTCTTTGAACGTGCACTGGAGGATATCTACAATAATATGAGTGGCGCAGCCAGTACGGATGTCGAGCATATTTAA
- a CDS encoding porin family protein, with protein sequence MNKLLLPLLATTLLSAPSFADNSGFGVFGAIGQAKHDIEITNDSDTSFAIGGQYRFNSNFAIEVRYDDYGNFTTVSTEENIIGDNKISTDSLSAGVKGAIPLSDQFSIFAKIGFSSWDINTNYSYSSLDSSFSGSGSLSESGTDLYYGFGGEYSINENIVIGLDYTMLTMDIDNDSPDYDIGNFSLSLGYNF encoded by the coding sequence ATGAACAAGTTATTATTACCGCTACTCGCCACAACCTTGCTCAGCGCGCCGTCTTTCGCAGACAACTCAGGCTTTGGAGTCTTTGGGGCGATAGGCCAAGCCAAGCACGACATTGAAATCACAAATGATAGCGACACAAGCTTTGCAATAGGTGGCCAATACCGTTTTAACAGTAACTTCGCAATTGAAGTTCGCTATGATGATTATGGTAATTTCACCACCGTCTCCACAGAAGAAAACATAATAGGCGACAATAAGATATCGACAGATTCTTTAAGCGCGGGGGTTAAAGGAGCCATACCTCTATCTGACCAGTTTTCTATTTTCGCGAAAATAGGTTTTTCCAGCTGGGATATAAATACTAACTATAGCTATAGCTCTTTAGACTCAAGCTTTAGCGGATCAGGGTCGCTCTCGGAATCTGGAACAGACTTATATTACGGCTTTGGCGGCGAATACTCTATCAACGAGAATATTGTTATCGGCTTAGATTACACAATGCTAACGATGGATATCGACAACGACTCTCCAGATTACGACATCGGTAATTTTTCTTTATCGCTAGGTTATAACTTCTAA
- a CDS encoding twin-arginine translocation signal domain-containing protein, whose product MIKRRQFIQGTAALGVAGVAGLPNIASAQNQAMVNGKPSRLLLVMMNGGYAPIMTSAASFLDNEPEEMSFGFSQKEFAAPKPFTTIGDISYDTESWGALPQKVWDRFACLGTVGASNHNSAHHFWKSPEGGLAQALASKMGGNAAIKAARVGGVIGANDGEDVGGVSLEPVSSLESALATLNGVGDVLEKENRPIMGKVVTSTQQRFAEQGFQNRENLSSVLAGYQGLAASMTTPAAEVSAAEINAAYTGVPGIGQKLKVAEGLFRSGVNVVCVGEGSGTYWDTHDDNDGSRSRGYFKLMEPGLATFCDRMLGRDDMNVTIVFVSEHSRIPLINNHGPHLSTIVISDNVIAGASTGVTDRGGLIPDAETDKPIKAWKAAIGEIVGLKGADNPWGSAAQHRSIMKYA is encoded by the coding sequence ATGATTAAAAGACGACAATTTATACAAGGCACTGCTGCCCTGGGTGTCGCTGGCGTAGCTGGTCTCCCCAATATTGCCAGCGCGCAAAACCAAGCGATGGTTAACGGCAAACCTTCACGCTTATTATTAGTGATGATGAACGGCGGTTACGCCCCCATCATGACCTCGGCTGCCTCGTTTTTAGATAATGAACCGGAAGAAATGAGCTTTGGTTTTAGCCAAAAAGAATTTGCAGCACCCAAACCATTCACGACCATTGGCGACATTAGTTACGACACCGAATCTTGGGGAGCTTTACCACAAAAAGTCTGGGACCGATTTGCCTGCTTAGGCACAGTAGGCGCCTCCAACCACAACTCTGCACACCACTTTTGGAAAAGCCCTGAAGGCGGCTTAGCCCAAGCATTAGCGTCAAAAATGGGTGGCAACGCCGCGATTAAAGCGGCACGCGTAGGCGGTGTAATTGGTGCCAATGATGGCGAGGATGTCGGCGGCGTATCTCTTGAGCCGGTATCTAGCTTAGAGTCTGCATTGGCAACACTGAACGGTGTTGGCGATGTACTCGAAAAAGAAAACCGCCCAATTATGGGAAAAGTTGTCACCAGCACCCAACAACGCTTCGCAGAGCAAGGTTTCCAAAACCGCGAAAACCTCAGCAGTGTGCTGGCCGGTTACCAAGGCTTAGCCGCTTCGATGACAACACCAGCAGCAGAAGTGAGCGCTGCCGAAATCAATGCCGCCTACACTGGCGTCCCCGGGATTGGGCAAAAGTTAAAAGTAGCTGAAGGCTTATTCCGCAGCGGCGTTAATGTAGTGTGCGTTGGTGAAGGCTCTGGCACTTACTGGGACACTCACGACGATAATGACGGTTCACGTTCGCGCGGGTACTTTAAGTTAATGGAGCCAGGCCTTGCGACTTTTTGCGACCGTATGCTCGGCCGCGATGATATGAATGTGACGATTGTGTTTGTCTCTGAACACTCACGCATTCCTTTAATCAATAACCACGGCCCGCATCTCAGTACCATTGTAATTAGCGACAACGTGATTGCTGGTGCCTCTACTGGCGTCACCGATCGCGGCGGATTAATTCCCGATGCAGAAACAGACAAACCCATTAAAGCCTGGAAAGCCGCCATCGGCGAAATTGTAGGCCTTAAAGGCGCCGATAATCCTTGGGGCTCTGCCGCGCAGCATCGAAGTATTATGAAATATGCCTAA